From the genome of Solanum stenotomum isolate F172 chromosome 5, ASM1918654v1, whole genome shotgun sequence:
atataaggTAGTGCTACCATAACAAAAATAGCTAGGTGCTGTAGACTAGAACCCTAATTTACCACTATGAAGAGAAAAAATGTTTGGCGACCTACTTAACCATCTACCATAATGATCGATCTCATTATTTTTCCTATCTAGAATCATGTCATCGAGAGATATGTCACGTGTTGTCTaatcattttccccttttttttcttgatcTAACTCTACCTCCTCAAACCCATCAACGTCAGCGGACTCTTGCGCCTCCTCACTAGGACATATGTACTCCTCCTGTTGACCTGTTCACAAATTCAAAAAAGGGATAATGAATAAATCAAACCAAGTTAAGGGCTATGATGTAAATGGAAAGCaatataacattataaataaGAGCTTTCATCACATAAGTTATTGCAAACCAAATAAAATCAACAGAAAAAGAACTAAGAGAGATGGAATATGAATGGAGCTAtctgtttttttcttcaacCATCTTGTTATCAATTTTCATCCTatttttttctaagaaaaaaacTACTAAATGTTCTTACAAATTACCTCCAGGGCCACCTGGATTACCAATTTTTGGTAACATGTTTGAACTAGGAACAGAGCCATACAAAAAAATGTCAGCTCTAAAACAGAAATATGGCCCTGTTTTGGGGTTAAAAGTTGGCACCTCAACAAATATTATGGTTGTTCAAACAGCTCAGGCTGCAGCAGAGTTATTTAAGAATCATGATACTTCCTTCGCCGATCGACCATTGGTCGATGTGAATTCAGCACATAATTACTATCAAGGATCTCCGGCTTTAGCTCGATATGGTCCCTTTTGGCGGTTTCAAAGACGGATATGTACTGTGGAAATGTTTGTACACAGAAAAATCAGTGAAACAGTGCCAGTAAGGCGAAAATGTGTGGATAATATGTTAAAATGGATAGAAAAAGCAGTGAATTCTGCTGAAAAAGGAAGTGGAATTGAGGTAACGCGTTTTGTGTTCCTAGCATCGTTTAATATGCTAGGGAATTTGATTCTATCGAAAGACTTGGCTGATCCAGAATCCGAGGAGGCCTCGGAGTTCTTCAATGCCATGAAGGGGATTATGGAGTGGTCAGGTATTCCTAATGTTTCAGATATATTTCCGTTTCTTAGAAAGTTTGATTTACAAAGTTTGAGGAAGAAGATGACACGAGACATGGGGAAGGCCATTGAGATCATGTCTATGTTTCTCAAAGAACGCGAGGAAGAACGAAAGAAAGGTACAGAGAAGAGGAGAGATTTCTTGGATGTGTTGCTTGAATTCGAAGGCACTGGAAAAGATGAACCAGCTAAATTATCAGAACATGAGATCAAAATATTCATACTAGtaagttttttttcaaaaatatactaaatgattttcatttcatttagaatgaaattaagtttgttttataTGTATGAAACAACAGGAAT
Proteins encoded in this window:
- the LOC125866021 gene encoding cytochrome P450 76A2-like, which codes for MEYEWSYLFFSSTILLSIFILFFSKKKTTKCSYKLPPGPPGLPIFGNMFELGTEPYKKMSALKQKYGPVLGLKVGTSTNIMVVQTAQAAAELFKNHDTSFADRPLVDVNSAHNYYQGSPALARYGPFWRFQRRICTVEMFVHRKISETVPVRRKCVDNMLKWIEKAVNSAEKGSGIEVTRFVFLASFNMLGNLILSKDLADPESEEASEFFNAMKGIMEWSGIPNVSDIFPFLRKFDLQSLRKKMTRDMGKAIEIMSMFLKEREEERKKGTEKRRDFLDVLLEFEGTGKDEPAKLSEHEIKIFILELFLAGTETTSSSVEWALTELLRHPQAMAEVKTEISKVVGLNNKFEESDIENLPYMQAVLKESLRLHPPLPFLIPRETIQDTKFMGYDVLKGTRVLVNAWAIGRDPECWDDPMSFKPERFLGSKLDVKGQHYELIPFGAGRRMCVGLPLGHRMMHFALGSLLHEFDWELPDGVSPKSINMDESMGVTARKRNSLKVIPKKA